Genomic segment of Bos taurus isolate L1 Dominette 01449 registration number 42190680 breed Hereford chromosome 6, ARS-UCD2.0, whole genome shotgun sequence:
ATATCCAAGTCACAGATATGGAGTACTTCTCTATGTCTCCTTTTCTCTCATATCTCAATATGTCTGTCATAATACTTCTCTAACTGCTTTCgttcacatatttaaaaattctcatttgaCTGCTCTGATGGAATTTCCTACTTCAGCCTTTTCTTTTTACCTTCTACACTGATAGCAGTTAGCTTTATAAAGTTCAAATCCTATTTCATTTTACTATTAAAACCTATTAATACCTCTACTGTCACCTACTTGGTAAATCCAAATTACTTAGTTTGAAAAGTTCCTCCATGATTTGAACTATGTCctaaattcttcagttcagttcagtcgctcagtcatgtctgactctttgcaaccccatgaacagcagcacaccaggcctccctgtccatcactaactcccagaatccacccaaacccatgtccatcaagtcaatgatgccatccagccatctcatcctctgtcatccccttttcctcctgccctcaatctttcccagcatcagggtcttttccaatgagtcagctcttcgcatcaggtggccaaagtattggagtttcagcttcagcatcagtccttccaatgaacacccaggactgatctcctttaggttggaccagttggatctccctgcagtccaaggaactctcaagagtcttctccaacaccacagttctaaattCTTACTGTTCCTCAAACTCAGGCTATTCAAGATTGTCGTTCCTACATGTCATTCCACCCAGTCTGTCATGTTTCCTGCCTAAGAAAACTTTTCCTTTTACaaacttcttcctttcctttgaaaAACTGTTCACTccctattttatgtatattccTGTTAATATGTCCTACTATTATTTGCCATAGAGTGCTTAGAATTATGGTTTAACATGTTATATATGTTCTATTGATTTCAGTTTTGATAGAAGCATGGCTTGGACCTCAGCTTTGATTTCCTGTTGAGTTCTGAGCCTCAGAGGTTGAGATTGGACTCAGTTTTCTTTTGACTCTGTTGGGTCGTCTCACTTATTTCCTTGTTAATAATGGTAGAAActagatttataattttaatgtatagaaatactcTGTGTATAAAACATCTTAAGAAATATTAAagcaaatttaatattttaaatttataatttgctTTATTAAGTAATGGTAGTCTCAGAATACTTGAGAATAAATTTACCTCTTCCAATGCATATGAAgaatcttacattttaaaaagtgctctGTCGTGAGTTCATAATCATCTCAAAACGTGCTATAAGTTAGGATTGCACATGGAGTTTCCTTAAATCACTACGGTAATAGAACTCTCACAAAACAGCCAACTCTCTGTATTCTAGCCCAAGCTGTGATTAATACAAAAATTGGTCACATTTATTAGTTACTGTCCACTTAATTTTAGAAGCTAGTAATTCTGTTTATCTGTGTAATGTTTGCCACTGCACGATGATTAGAGGCATCTCTGATAACTCCATTTAGTGTTAGTTTTCTACTACTTTGTTGAAATTGGAGATTAAAGttgataaatattatatatctttgtttttctttcatcagtgcaACTTGTGAATTGCAGGTTCACGTTAAACAGTCTTTTCTTCAGTGACATAGTTTGTTTGCTATGGAAAGTGAATcagtcacatttaaaaaatctaatctacatttatttagaaaaatcagGTTTTTAGGCAATTAAGAGATGAGTTCCTATTTTTAATACTATAACTGCATTGTCATATCAATCAATTTTTCCCCCATATAGTACAAACAAAATCCTGAAATGTTCAAACAGACAGCTCGACTTTGGGCACATGTGTATGCTGGAGCACCAGTTTCTAGTCCAGAGTAcaccaaaaaaatagaaaacctatGTGCTATGGGCTTTGATAGGGTAAGTACATAAAGGcatgttgatttttatttatttgttaaattattGTTGCAAATCCTTGGCTGACAAAAGTGGTTCAGCGGTACTCTAAATCTAATTTTGATAAGCAAACTTTGTTATTAAaactagtgatttttttttaaactttggctGGTTCagtcattgattttattttattttaaaaaataattttatttatttatttttggctgtgctgggtcttcactgttgctcgggctttttctctagttactgcaagctggggctactctctagttgtggcctgcGGGCTTCttactgtgatggcttctcttgttgcggcacATATCGTCGTGACTTCCTGGgttgtagagcacaggttcagtaacggtggcacacgggctcagttgcttcactacatgtgggatcttccccagccaggaatcaaacctgtgtcttctgcattggcaggcggattctttacttctgagccaccaaagaagctcTAGTCGTTGGTTTTAGAGTTTTTAATGCACTTCAAGTGCAAGGTAACTTGAAAAAACAAGGtgtggtttttttaatataaagacaGTGAGtgatacagtattttaaaaatatttccttgagATTTTATTTTGTCCCCTTTTCTTTTCTACAGAATGCGGTAATAGTGGCCTTGTCTTCAAAATCATGGGATGTAGAGACTGCAACAGAATTGCTTCTGAGTAACTGAAACATAAAGAGAGATGCTGATATAGTCAAGCTTGCCCCTTCTTGGAGGAGCATCAACATCTGTTATTTTTAGGATTCTGCATAGATTTCTTTTAAACTGGCATTCTTGCCTAATGATGTTATCTAGGCACCATTGGAGACTGAAAAAAATCCCTGCTCTGTAAATAAAGCTAATTAAACGTCTGTGTAAATTTAAAAAGGggaaatactttaatttttttcttacttaataGTGTAAAAATTCTTTTGAGCTAAGCTAAAACCATGGAAAAAACATGCTACTTTAGTGTTTAGCAGTATACCAAGACTAGCAAGAGTTTGCTTCAGGATTTCGTTGAATAATTAAGATAATATTTTGAGTGTGTCAGGGCCATTCAAATTGTTGGTGTTGCATCACAGCTACCTTAACTGTTTTTAACATGGATCCTCTGTGCCTGTGAATTTACTTGCATGCTTGTACTTGACTTCTTAGGATGGGTAGCTGAAAAGACCACCATTTTAAGCATTTGAGAATTCTTCAATATGAGATTTATCCAGAAATGAAGATGGTGACCTAGTCAGAGCCTTTTTTGTCCTTGTCAACAGACTATGACAACATATCtgtttttcccctctttccaCACACAGCTAATATTCTAATATTAAATTTCTCAATATTTGGTGGGGAAATGTGCTGAAGGACAGTATCCCTTGCTCCATTTTAGGTCATCCATTTGGAATGTTTTGTCACAATTCTCCACTCTTAAAACTTTCCTATATAAGTAAATAATGTTGTAAAAATGGAGCtgccaattttgtttctttttttttttttaaaaaaaacagtaaattctTAATGTTGCAGTATTCCCAGATTAAATGAAAAGAACCCAGCTTAATTTTTCAGTGAATTTAACATCTTTCGATTTTTGGACTGGTGGAATTTTTCTTTGAGAACTTGCAAGGATGAAATCAACTGTTTGCAGGTTTTTTAGCCTGATTTTGGCTTTATAGAGATTGCTTGCACTTCCCCCTGTTAACACATGAAAGCTGTGTTGGTGTTTTACTGTACATACTTCAGATGCACATAGGAATAGAAGTGTGTTATAAATCTAGCTTTCTTTATGATGTTTCTGATAATATGAGAATTGAAAACTTTACCTTCTCTTGTACATAGTCAGACTTTCTATACGTATTAAAGTTACACTTCACTCTAAGTTCAAAGTTTGAAAATTATTAGTTTTGCAAGCTTTAACACTAATGTGAACATTTTATGAAGGGTGAAATGGATTTGTGTAGGCAGTTCTATACGTAGAAACACAGTTCTTATTAAATATTCAGGACCAATGcagaaataacaaaaatgtaaTGAAATCTGAATGAATTAAAGTGAGGCTGTATATGGAAAGTCATATTATAAAAAGTTTGCTTTCTTCAAGTGTTATTTATCCTAAATTATAATGGTTAAGTGTTTGGAAAATAGTTTTGAACAGTAAATTCAGCATAATTTCATTTGACTTCTCAGTAATCTTAGAAGCAATAAAAAGAACCATTATTAAATATATTGTAATGTTAAGATGTGAAGGTTCTTCCAGAAACTTGTAAGGCTTTCCTAATCAGTAGTAAAACTCTTGTAGTTGATTTTATTGCATACTAAACACAAGTTgctgttttttcccctttgtttgcCTAAGTATAAATTTCTTTATACAATCACCTTCTTTAATTGTAATTTAGTTACTTTCTAAAGATGCCAAAGGAAAcaagattttctttatttattttaaatagctaAAACCATgtacttttctttatattttgaggTAAGGTTGGAATTGTGTGAAAATGTGGACAGTTTTTGTTCCATCGTTgtttagaattaattttttttgttttgtttagtggAGGGTGGCTTGGTAATGTTAGTAATATTTGCgttattttaaatatcaaacaCCTCTACCCAGTTTACTATTTGCCTGTATTATCAGGGTATATTTAATTGTCCTGTGGTTTGGCAAATGAGAGAGAGAACTCAGAAGTTACTAAGGATCAAGCATTGTATGCTTTGCTCTTGGCGGCAGCTGTAACTTGCCTATGACTTTTATGCACATTAGCCCCTTAGGGTATACTCATCTAGCTGCAATTCAGTATCCCCAGTGTCCAGGAAATGGAAAACTACAATATTTGGTATGAGAGGTTCTCCATAAtggattttcatttcaaaaatttacctcatttacatttaatgtgattatCTGTTTTCTGGTACATTTCCCACTATCGCCTTCTtactgggttttttgtttgtttgtttttttcctattttctacaGGTAGATTTATTTCcccaaacataaaaataaacgcatttgcttttttctcttgtcTTATATATGTTTAGAAAAAGAACAGTAAAAGTACAGGTCTAGGGAAAGCATACCCtgttggaaattatttttataattctcaATGGTTTGTGATTTGTTAGTTGTAAAGGCTTCAAAAATTATAGTTAAATGTATGTGTAGTTTTATCCCATCTGGGCAGATAATTTGCTACAAGTCACTGATACTCAAATAGTCTTCTGTGATGATCAGGTCTGTTTCCTGAGTGTGTGTCTGacttttaaaagaacaaataattagTTGTGTTAGTATTTCAGTACAGACTGAATGAATAAGTAGCAGTTTGTGATCCAAATAAGTATGCGGTAAGGTATATAAATATTTGAGGAACTTGGTACTAAATTAGATGCCCCATGCTGGCTCCCCCAAATGTTTGGAATTGTGGCTGTGATTTACATAAACACATAATGCATtcaagtatatatatgtgtgtttatattctGACCATTTTGCTTTTGAGAAGCATTTTCTGTGAAATGAAAggctgggtttttttcttttttgggggaagTGTTTCACATTTGTGATTGCTGATAGTGCATAAAACtatgcaaaataattttaaagtatgaGAAAGAACTGGCAGATAAAGTACATATTGCTTATTTTTGCAGTACAGAATGCAGCATGTTGTGTTACTGCTGCTTAACAAGTTTATCAGTGTGAAAAGCAATTCTTAGCTCTAAGTGTATGCCTGATTTGAGCTTTTAAAACTCTGCAATAGGGGTGTAATAATGTGTCCACGATCCTTGTTAGTAACACAGGAAACAGaaactttgtttttttagttttgttttagagATAGATTTGGGCATGGGACAGTTGGAGCCATGTATACTTTCTTGTACATAGATGGAAACAGTGTTTGGATAGGAAAGAGGAAGCTGTTTACAGTTAACTTTATTTCATGgatttttacaaaataatgtATGACTCACTTTTTACTTGTACGAACCATTGATTTtgaaaatttgcatttccatTCTTTTAGTactagttaaaaataaatgcttaacaTCAGCTGTTTACTATCACTGGGGAAGAAGTTAACTTGAAATATTTACTGATAAATAGCCTTTTCTTAAAGTGTGACTTTTCTGCCTTGTCTGCATACTATGTCACATGTTCTATTTGCACTGTTGCAATATGGGTCAAAAGTCTTGTGGCATAGGGCTAGGGAAATGTCAGTCTCTCACTTGTCCCATTTGTTCTGTTACTGTTCTGTGGGACTGATCTACCCTCATAAACCTGTGATCATCGCCTAAATGTTAAGTTGTGAATGTGTCACCTTTTGCTTGGTTATTTCAACCAGGcattgaatatatatgtatatgtatatattcaatgCTGCTGTATATAATCAGATGTGGCACAGTTTATCAGTTTGGTCCTGGGGGTGAATGGATTCAGAAATCATTTGCACTGTGCTGTTAAATGATCCTTGTGTGCTTGCTGTTACCTACTTTTTACAGGCATCGTAATAAAAGCTAGACTATTTCTTTGGGGGGAAAGAGActtatttaatgtaatt
This window contains:
- the UBE2K gene encoding ubiquitin-conjugating enzyme E2 K isoform X2 — protein: MTLRTVLLSLQALLAAAEPDDPQDAVVANQYKQNPEMFKQTARLWAHVYAGAPVSSPEYTKKIENLCAMGFDRNAVIVALSSKSWDVETATELLLSN